A part of Chanodichthys erythropterus isolate Z2021 chromosome 4, ASM2448905v1, whole genome shotgun sequence genomic DNA contains:
- the LOC137018647 gene encoding G-protein coupled receptor 6, whose amino-acid sequence MNESGVLNESAAGLPSSSWLEAEAFDGNRSLALSSAALDFHVNPWDIMLCLSGTVIACENAIVVAIIFYSPTLRNPMFVLIGSLATADLLAGMGLILNFAFQYLVSSETISLITVGFLVASFTASISSLLAITVDRYLSLYNALTYFSEKTLHYVHLMLVGTWGASLALGLLPILGWNCLDDASTCSIVRPLKRTNLILLAASFFVIFALMLSLYFKICKIVCRHAHQIALQQHFFTTSHYVATKKGVSTLAIILGTFGASWLPFAIYCLVGEREYPQVYTYATLLPATYNSMINPIIYAYRNPEIQRSIYMLFCGCFQSNGSYRSRSPSEV is encoded by the coding sequence ATGAACGAGAGCGGAGTGCTCAACGAGAGCGCCGCGGGTCTGCCGTCGTCCTCGTGGCTGGAAGCCGAAGCCTTCGATGGCAACCGCAGCCTGGCGCTCTCATCGGCGGCCCTGGATTTCCACGTGAACCCGTGGGACATCATGCTGTGCCTGTCGGGGACGGTGATCGCCTGCGAGAACGCCATCGTGGTGGCCATCATCTTCTACTCGCCAACGCTGCGTAACCCCATGTTCGTCCTGATCGGCAGCCTCGCCACCGCTGACCTCCTGGCAGGCATGGGATTAATCCTGAACTTCGCGTTCCAGTATCTGGTCTCGTCCGAGACCATCAGCCTTATCACGGTGGGATTCCTGGTGGCTTCCTTCACGGCGTCCATCAGCAGCCTGCTGGCCATCACGGTCGACCGCTATCTGTCACTGTACAACGCCTTGACGTACTTCTCAGAGAAGACGCTGCATTATGTGCACCTGATGCTGGTGGGAACGTGGGGCGCGTCACTCGCCCTGGGACTGCTGCCCATTTTGGGCTGGAACTGCTTGGACGACGCGTCCACCTGCAGCATTGTGCGTCCGCTCAAGCGCACCAACCTCATCCTGCTGGCCGCGTCCTTCTTCGTCATCTTCGCCCTCATGCTCAGCCTGTACTTCAAGATCTGCAAAATAGTTTGTCGACACGCGCACCAGATCGCGCTGCAGCAGCACTTCTTCACCACCTCGCACTACGTGGCCACCAAGAAGGGCGTCTCCACGCTCGCCATCATCCTGGGCACGTTCGGTGCCAGCTGGCTGCCGTTCGCCATTTACTGTCTGGTCGGGGAGCGCGAGTATCCGCAGGTTTACACGTACGCCACGCTGCTCCCCGCCACGTACAACTCCATGATCAACCCCATCATCTACGCCTACCGCAACCCCGAGATCCAGCGCTCCATTTACATGCTCTTCTGCGGCTGCTTTCAGAGCAACGGCTCGTACCGCTCCAGATCGCCCAGCGAGGTGTAG